The Acanthochromis polyacanthus isolate Apoly-LR-REF ecotype Palm Island chromosome 17, KAUST_Apoly_ChrSc, whole genome shotgun sequence genome has a window encoding:
- the LOC110946991 gene encoding SLAIN motif-containing protein-like isoform X1, translating to MSVNHHLLCSEFSRSCVQLEGSSDAYCNIWTDAEPARFKSCSNRSFAMDARIRLDNLKAGCNSPSPCCASDRALYSFRGEKDIMDSEETQEEQSALDLVEILDIEDDVQDEESWLYESPRKQSIEENRESALRWCRHVFDNPSPEMEAACRVLMNVLDQKSSHPFYRRPGLLHHAASVSEDSSSISTTHNASDTSDHNELNISNDSITASYRLQDITDVHIMARIQEASLRQDYISMPATASPKRSTESPVMFSSGFSATAENTDDFTPRHKTEASSSSCWQSGVPSRSSCPYQSAATAAMQGCQSPRLARLHQQVTQFKLLKLAQNQASPGRMRSPLRTSLRSLQAVRNSRSLETDDCQAADQITHPPTGTSSTRMGSSYWSTSRSPAPLNSSVRTAAIKKLQRSQSLSPCRIPHPAKGYLSVHRRVFASPERPTSAAWARNLPSIRR from the exons ATGAGCGTAAACCATCATCTTCTGTGCAGTGAGTTCAGTAGAAGCTGTGTGCAGCTGGAGGGCAGTTCAGACGCATACTGCAACATCTGGACTGATGCTGAACCAGCAAGGTTCAAGAGTTGTAGCAATCGGTCGTTTGCCATGGATGCCAGAATAAGACTGGACAATCTGAAGGCTGGATGTAATTCACCCTCACCTTGTTGTGCCTCAGACAGAGCGTTGTACAGTTTTAGAGGTGAAAAAGACATCATGGACAGTGAGGAGACACAAGAGGAACAGTCTGCTTTGGACTTGGTGGAGATCCTTGATATAGAGGACGATGTTCAGGATGAAGAGAGCTG GTTATATGAGTCTCCAAGGAAGCAGTCGATTGAGGAGAACAGGGAGTCTGCTCTCAGATGGTGTCGACACGTCTTTGATAACCCCAGTCCTGAGATGGAGGCTGCATGTCGTGTACTGATGAATGTGCTGGATCAAA AATCAAGCCATCCCTTCTACAGACGTCCTGGACTTTTACATCATGCTGCCAGTGTCTCTGAGGACTCCTCATCTATCAGCACAACACACAACGCCTCTGACACTTCAG ATCACAATGAGCTGAACATCTCCAATGACTCCATAACCGCAAGCTACAGACTGCAGGATATTACAGATGTCCACATTATGGCCCGGATACAGGAAGCCA GTTTACGTCAGGACTACATTTCCATGCCTGCCACTGCTTCACCTAAGAGGAGCACCGAGTCTCCAGTGATGTTTTCTTCTGGTTTTAGTGCCACAGCTGAAAATACTGACGACTTTACTCCTCGCCATAAAACCGAAGCTTCATCTTCCTCTTGTTGGCAGTCTGGTGTACCATCACGCAGCTCTTGCCCCTACCAGTCAGCAGCCACAGCGGCTATGCAGGGCTGCCAAAGTCCCAGACTGGCCAGACTTCACCAGCAAGTCACCCAATTCAAGCTGCTTAAACTGGCTCAGAATCAAG CATCACCAGGCAGGATGAGGTCACCTCTGCGGACCAGCCTCCGCTCCCTGCAGGCTGTCAGGAACAGCAGAAGCCTGGAGACAGATGACTGCCAGGCTGCTGACCAAATCACTCACCCTCCAACAG GTACCTCATCGACCAGAATGGGGTCAAGCTACTGGTCTACATCACGTTCTCCTGCACCTCTGAACTCATCAGTGCGGACGGCAGCCATCAAGAAACTGCAGAGATCTCAGTCTCTGAGCCCCTGCAGGATCCCTCACCCTGCTAAGGGATATCTGTCTGTTCACAGACGAGTTTTTGCCTCACCAGAGAGGCCGACCAGTGCAGCTTGGGCCAGAAATTTACCATCCATTCGGCGGTGA
- the LOC110946991 gene encoding SLAIN motif-containing protein-like isoform X2 yields MEAACRVLMNVLDQKSSHPFYRRPGLLHHAASVSEDSSSISTTHNASDTSDHNELNISNDSITASYRLQDITDVHIMARIQEASLRQDYISMPATASPKRSTESPVMFSSGFSATAENTDDFTPRHKTEASSSSCWQSGVPSRSSCPYQSAATAAMQGCQSPRLARLHQQVTQFKLLKLAQNQASPGRMRSPLRTSLRSLQAVRNSRSLETDDCQAADQITHPPTGTSSTRMGSSYWSTSRSPAPLNSSVRTAAIKKLQRSQSLSPCRIPHPAKGYLSVHRRVFASPERPTSAAWARNLPSIRR; encoded by the exons ATGGAGGCTGCATGTCGTGTACTGATGAATGTGCTGGATCAAA AATCAAGCCATCCCTTCTACAGACGTCCTGGACTTTTACATCATGCTGCCAGTGTCTCTGAGGACTCCTCATCTATCAGCACAACACACAACGCCTCTGACACTTCAG ATCACAATGAGCTGAACATCTCCAATGACTCCATAACCGCAAGCTACAGACTGCAGGATATTACAGATGTCCACATTATGGCCCGGATACAGGAAGCCA GTTTACGTCAGGACTACATTTCCATGCCTGCCACTGCTTCACCTAAGAGGAGCACCGAGTCTCCAGTGATGTTTTCTTCTGGTTTTAGTGCCACAGCTGAAAATACTGACGACTTTACTCCTCGCCATAAAACCGAAGCTTCATCTTCCTCTTGTTGGCAGTCTGGTGTACCATCACGCAGCTCTTGCCCCTACCAGTCAGCAGCCACAGCGGCTATGCAGGGCTGCCAAAGTCCCAGACTGGCCAGACTTCACCAGCAAGTCACCCAATTCAAGCTGCTTAAACTGGCTCAGAATCAAG CATCACCAGGCAGGATGAGGTCACCTCTGCGGACCAGCCTCCGCTCCCTGCAGGCTGTCAGGAACAGCAGAAGCCTGGAGACAGATGACTGCCAGGCTGCTGACCAAATCACTCACCCTCCAACAG GTACCTCATCGACCAGAATGGGGTCAAGCTACTGGTCTACATCACGTTCTCCTGCACCTCTGAACTCATCAGTGCGGACGGCAGCCATCAAGAAACTGCAGAGATCTCAGTCTCTGAGCCCCTGCAGGATCCCTCACCCTGCTAAGGGATATCTGTCTGTTCACAGACGAGTTTTTGCCTCACCAGAGAGGCCGACCAGTGCAGCTTGGGCCAGAAATTTACCATCCATTCGGCGGTGA